From the genome of Desmodus rotundus isolate HL8 chromosome 2, HLdesRot8A.1, whole genome shotgun sequence, one region includes:
- the SPC25 gene encoding kinetochore protein Spc25 isoform X3 yields the protein MVEDELALLDKNINEFWNKFKSNVSDTSCQMVGLRDAYKDTNKALAEKLSVKLKEEERMVQMYQEYQNQICRQNKLIEEKKDNLLKLIVEVNGKKQELEGLTAKIQDLKEEYAKKKEIFVFLIIAISTAKKASEERLQRLQKSVDLYKDRLGLEIRKIYGDKLQFIFTNIDPKHPDTPFMFCVHLNEARDYEVSDSAPHLECLAEFQENLRKTKNFSAFLANVRKAFSTMVHN from the exons ATGGTAGAGGATGAATTGGCACTGTtggataaaaacataaatgaattttGGAATAAATTCAAAAGCAATGTCAGTGACACCTCCTGTCAGATGGTGGGACTAAGAGATGCCTACAAGGACACCAATAAAGCATTGGCAG aaaagctGTCTGTGAAATTAAAGGAAGAAGAACGAATGGTTCAAATGTATCAAGAATATCAAAATC AGATCTGCAGGCAGAATAAgctcattgaagaaaaaaaagataacttgTTAAAGTTGATTGTGGAAGTCAATGGCAAAAAGCAGGAGCTGGAAGGACTGACTGCAAAAATCCAGGATCTTAAGGAAGAATATGCTAAGAAGAAGGAAA tttttgtttttttaatcatagcTATTTCCACTGCTAAAAAAGCTAGTGAAGAGAGGTTGCAAAGGCTACAGAAATCTGTAGACTTGTACAAAGATCGACTTGGACTAGAAATTCGAAAAATTTATG GTGATAAATTACAGTTCATATTCACTAATATCGACCCTAAACATCCTGATACCCCATTTATGTTTTGTGTGCACCTAAATGAAGCAAGGGACTATGAAG tgtcAGATAGTGCTCCTCATCTTGAATGCCTGGCAGAATTTCAAGAGAATTTAAGGAAGACCAAAAATTTTTCGGCCTTTCTTGCTAATGTTCGGAAAGCCTTTAGTACTATGGTTCATAATTAA
- the SPC25 gene encoding kinetochore protein Spc25 isoform X1, which yields MSCVGKTAGLRPSGEALSYKMVEDELALLDKNINEFWNKFKSNVSDTSCQMVGLRDAYKDTNKALAEKLSVKLKEEERMVQMYQEYQNQICRQNKLIEEKKDNLLKLIVEVNGKKQELEGLTAKIQDLKEEYAKKKEIFVFLIIAISTAKKASEERLQRLQKSVDLYKDRLGLEIRKIYGDKLQFIFTNIDPKHPDTPFMFCVHLNEARDYEVSDSAPHLECLAEFQENLRKTKNFSAFLANVRKAFSTMVHN from the exons ATGTCTTGTGTGGGGAAGACCGCGGGGCTCAGGCCTTCCGGAGAAG CATTGTCTTACAAAATGGTAGAGGATGAATTGGCACTGTtggataaaaacataaatgaattttGGAATAAATTCAAAAGCAATGTCAGTGACACCTCCTGTCAGATGGTGGGACTAAGAGATGCCTACAAGGACACCAATAAAGCATTGGCAG aaaagctGTCTGTGAAATTAAAGGAAGAAGAACGAATGGTTCAAATGTATCAAGAATATCAAAATC AGATCTGCAGGCAGAATAAgctcattgaagaaaaaaaagataacttgTTAAAGTTGATTGTGGAAGTCAATGGCAAAAAGCAGGAGCTGGAAGGACTGACTGCAAAAATCCAGGATCTTAAGGAAGAATATGCTAAGAAGAAGGAAA tttttgtttttttaatcatagcTATTTCCACTGCTAAAAAAGCTAGTGAAGAGAGGTTGCAAAGGCTACAGAAATCTGTAGACTTGTACAAAGATCGACTTGGACTAGAAATTCGAAAAATTTATG GTGATAAATTACAGTTCATATTCACTAATATCGACCCTAAACATCCTGATACCCCATTTATGTTTTGTGTGCACCTAAATGAAGCAAGGGACTATGAAG tgtcAGATAGTGCTCCTCATCTTGAATGCCTGGCAGAATTTCAAGAGAATTTAAGGAAGACCAAAAATTTTTCGGCCTTTCTTGCTAATGTTCGGAAAGCCTTTAGTACTATGGTTCATAATTAA
- the SPC25 gene encoding kinetochore protein Spc25 isoform X2 yields the protein MSCVGKTAGLRPSGEALSYKMVEDELALLDKNINEFWNKFKSNVSDTSCQMVGLRDAYKDTNKALAEKLSVKLKEEERMVQMYQEYQNQICRQNKLIEEKKDNLLKLIVEVNGKKQELEGLTAKIQDLKEEYAKKKETISTAKKASEERLQRLQKSVDLYKDRLGLEIRKIYGDKLQFIFTNIDPKHPDTPFMFCVHLNEARDYEVSDSAPHLECLAEFQENLRKTKNFSAFLANVRKAFSTMVHN from the exons ATGTCTTGTGTGGGGAAGACCGCGGGGCTCAGGCCTTCCGGAGAAG CATTGTCTTACAAAATGGTAGAGGATGAATTGGCACTGTtggataaaaacataaatgaattttGGAATAAATTCAAAAGCAATGTCAGTGACACCTCCTGTCAGATGGTGGGACTAAGAGATGCCTACAAGGACACCAATAAAGCATTGGCAG aaaagctGTCTGTGAAATTAAAGGAAGAAGAACGAATGGTTCAAATGTATCAAGAATATCAAAATC AGATCTGCAGGCAGAATAAgctcattgaagaaaaaaaagataacttgTTAAAGTTGATTGTGGAAGTCAATGGCAAAAAGCAGGAGCTGGAAGGACTGACTGCAAAAATCCAGGATCTTAAGGAAGAATATGCTAAGAAGAAGGAAA cTATTTCCACTGCTAAAAAAGCTAGTGAAGAGAGGTTGCAAAGGCTACAGAAATCTGTAGACTTGTACAAAGATCGACTTGGACTAGAAATTCGAAAAATTTATG GTGATAAATTACAGTTCATATTCACTAATATCGACCCTAAACATCCTGATACCCCATTTATGTTTTGTGTGCACCTAAATGAAGCAAGGGACTATGAAG tgtcAGATAGTGCTCCTCATCTTGAATGCCTGGCAGAATTTCAAGAGAATTTAAGGAAGACCAAAAATTTTTCGGCCTTTCTTGCTAATGTTCGGAAAGCCTTTAGTACTATGGTTCATAATTAA
- the G6PC2 gene encoding glucose-6-phosphatase 2, protein MDFLHRNGVLVIQHLQKDYRAYYNFLSFMSNVGDPRNIFSIYFPLWFQLNQTVGTKMIWVAVVGDWFNLIFKWILFGDRPYWWVQETQIYPNHSSPCLEQFPTTCETGPGSPSGHAMGSSCVWYVMVTAALSHTVSHIDKSSATLHRLTWSFLWSLFWLIQISVCISRVFIATHFPHQVILGVIGGMLVAEAFEHTPGIQTASLSTYLKTNLFLFLFALGFYLLLRLLDIDLLWSVPIAKKWCANPDWIHIDTTPFAGLVRNLGVLFGLGFAINSEMFLRSCRGENGYRLSFRLLCVMASLTTLQLYHFIKIPTHAEHLFYMLSFCKSASIPLTVVALIPYCIHMLMKPSAKKIN, encoded by the exons ATGGACTTCCTTCATAGGAATGGAGTGCTCGTTATTCAGCATTTGCAGAAGGACTACCGAGCTTACTACAATTTCCTAAGTTTTATGTCCAACGTTGGAGACCCTCGGaatatcttttctatttattttccactTTGGTTTCAACTTAATCAGACAGTTGGAACCAAGATGATATGGGTGGCAGTTGTTGGGGATTGGttcaatcttatttttaaatg gATATTATTTGGTGACCGGCCTTACTGGTGGGTCCAAGAAACTCAGATCTACCCAAATCACTCAAGCCCATGCCTTGAACAGTTTCCCACGACATGCGAAACAGGCCCAG GAAGTCCATCCGGTCATGCAATGGGCTCGTCATGCGTCTGGTATGTCATGGTGACGGCTGCCCTGAGCCACACTGTCAGTCACATAGATAAGTCATCTGCCACTCTGCACAG ACTGACCTGGTCATTTCTTTGGAGTCTTTTTTGGTTGATTCAAATCAGTGTCTGCATCTCCAGAGTATTCATAGCAACACATTTTCCTCATCAAGTTATTCTCGGAGTAATTGGTG GCATGCTCGTGGCAGAGGCCTTTGAACACACTCCAGGCATCCAAACGGCCAGCCTGAGCACATACTTGAAGACcaacctcttcctcttcctgtttgCACTTGGTTTTTACCTGCTTCTCAGACTGCTTGACATTGACCTGCTCTGGTCTGTGCCCATAGCCAAGAAGTGGTGTGCCAACCCTGACTGGATCCACATCGACACTACACCTTTTGCTGGACTCGTGAGAAACCTCGGGGTCCTCTTTGGCCTGGGCTTTGCAATCAACTCAGAGATGTTCCTCAGGAGCTGCCGAGGGGAAAACGGCTACAGGCTGAGCTTCCGGCTGCTCTGTGTCATGGCCTCATTGACCACACTACAGCTCTACCATTTCATCAAGATCCCCACTCATGCAGAGCACTTATTTTACATGCTGTCTTTCTGTAAAAGTGCATCCATCCCACTGACTGTGGTCGCTCTGATTCCCTACTGCATTCATATGTTAATGAAACCAAGTGCAAAGAAGATTAATTAG